In one Magallana gigas chromosome 9, xbMagGiga1.1, whole genome shotgun sequence genomic region, the following are encoded:
- the LOC105341182 gene encoding uncharacterized protein, with the protein MKSSALVVKVVQFIFLCIDTLHANVCRSTGGIVECCPGYFWNKIENRCIGCRAGISGPRCDMPCPYPQYGHNCLSKCSCTEDHCDPADGCPDWTNKSTTFPQSTNIFISSVKMKNDLDSITKDVSTQFIHRNDTHTCQGIKTLKHGGAPLFRNMLTAIVTFFSLAVFMLILYTGLVRYKSKNTLHGPLSKNIMCYNSV; encoded by the exons ATGAAGTCGTCTGCATTGGTAGTGAAAGTAGTGCAGTTTATTTTCTTGTGTATTGATACCTTACATGCGAATGTCTGCAGAAG tacGGGAGGAATTGTTGAGTGTTGTCCTGGATATTTCTggaataaaatagaaaatagaTGCATTG GATGCCGTGCTGGTATATCTGGACCACGTTGTGATATGCCATGTCCGTACCCACAATACGGACACAACTGCTTATCAAAATGTTCCTGCACGGAGGATCATTGTGATCCCGCTGACGGTTGTCCCG ATTGGACTAATAAGTCAACAACGTTTCCACAGAgcacaaacattttcatttcatctgTGAAGATGAAAAATG aTCTTGATTCAATTACAAAAGATGTATCGACTCAATTCATCCACCGTAATGACACTCACACTTGTCAAGGAATCAAAACACTGAAGCATGGGGGCGCTCCTCTTTTCCGGAACATGCTAACGGCGATTGTAACTTTCTTTTCTCTGGCTGTCTTCATGCTTATATTATACACAGGATTAGTTCGTTACAAATCAAAGAACACACTTCATGGCCCTTTATCAAAAAACATTATGTGTTATAATTCAGTATAA